From Neobacillus sp. PS2-9, the proteins below share one genomic window:
- a CDS encoding pyruvate kinase has translation MFQEIIQEVEQVRETFSVTGAEYNRDNLLAYLALRKHNISDFQLSLAEQGLAAIEKSFCHVLYSLEKILSHLHVEVNLPTTLVIPTPSDSRGIMKNRSEELLGKGNNHLHSTIMVTLDGKMANNQPLISELLLKGMDIARINCAHDDHEVWKQLIEGVRMAEYRLRDTGYYHDRTCKIYMDLAGPKVRIGKLPPEDIVVKKGDSLRLLLDSNKLGHPASADAPAGVPVTLEKAFRNVRIHDRIFIDDGKISGIVRHVTKEHIEIEVQSPEGKAYRIKEGKGLNLPDSLLSLNVPALTEKDINDLAFISKYADILGVSFVHSPLDLKKLRAELSKYEVPHLGVVAKIETNDAVHHLARIILEGLQFERFGIMIARGDLAVEVGPENLSFVQEEVLAICSAAYVPVILATGVLERLTKKGIPSRSEMTDVFLARRANCIMLNKGTYILNALDMLTKVLITDEAERLTLNESKRNLTAQYGVLR, from the coding sequence ATGTTTCAGGAAATTATACAAGAAGTTGAGCAGGTTCGAGAAACGTTTTCGGTAACAGGTGCTGAATACAATCGGGATAACTTACTAGCTTACCTTGCACTTAGAAAACATAACATTTCTGATTTTCAGCTGTCATTAGCGGAACAGGGGCTTGCAGCAATAGAAAAATCCTTTTGCCACGTACTATATTCATTAGAAAAAATCTTGAGTCATTTACATGTTGAAGTGAATTTACCTACGACCCTTGTTATTCCAACCCCTTCTGATTCAAGAGGGATTATGAAAAATCGGTCGGAAGAATTGCTTGGAAAGGGCAACAATCACCTTCATTCGACGATCATGGTGACTTTAGATGGTAAAATGGCAAACAACCAACCACTTATAAGTGAATTGTTACTAAAGGGTATGGATATTGCAAGAATCAATTGTGCCCATGATGATCATGAAGTATGGAAACAGTTAATTGAAGGGGTAAGGATGGCTGAGTATAGGCTTAGGGATACAGGGTATTATCACGACAGGACGTGCAAGATATATATGGATTTAGCTGGTCCAAAGGTACGAATTGGCAAACTTCCTCCTGAAGATATTGTTGTCAAGAAGGGTGATTCCTTACGATTATTATTAGATTCAAATAAACTGGGTCATCCTGCTTCAGCAGATGCACCAGCGGGGGTACCAGTTACACTTGAAAAGGCATTTCGAAACGTCCGAATCCATGATCGTATTTTTATAGATGATGGGAAAATCTCTGGAATTGTACGACATGTTACAAAAGAACACATTGAAATTGAAGTACAATCACCTGAAGGAAAGGCGTACCGAATAAAAGAAGGAAAAGGATTGAATTTACCTGATTCTCTTCTCAGTTTAAATGTTCCTGCTTTGACAGAAAAAGATATTAATGACTTAGCATTTATTTCGAAGTACGCAGATATTTTGGGAGTTTCCTTTGTCCACTCCCCTTTAGACTTGAAAAAACTTCGGGCTGAATTGAGTAAGTATGAAGTGCCTCATTTGGGGGTGGTAGCAAAAATTGAAACCAACGATGCTGTCCATCATTTAGCTAGAATTATCCTAGAAGGATTACAATTTGAGCGGTTTGGTATTATGATTGCTAGAGGAGATCTTGCAGTAGAGGTGGGTCCTGAGAACCTTTCCTTTGTCCAAGAAGAAGTTTTGGCCATTTGTTCAGCTGCTTATGTCCCTGTTATTTTGGCAACGGGTGTCCTAGAACGGTTAACAAAAAAGGGTATACCTTCACGGTCTGAAATGACAGATGTATTTTTAGCAAGACGGGCAAATTGTATTATGCTTAATAAGGGGACTTATATTTTGAACGCATTAGACATGCTGACAAAAGTACTTATTACAGATGAGGCAGAAAGGCTAACATTGAACGAGAGTAAACGGAATCTAACTGCTCAATACGGTGTATTAAGGTAA
- a CDS encoding CotH kinase family protein — translation MLKYEIFINPKWLRKLEKDIWEDELVPAVLKMGNDRLNIKLSYRGNVIRDKKKRSYRIVFQKPNTFNGAHEIHLNAEYSDVSLSRNKLSLDFFDRIGVISPHSKHVLLYINGFCKGIYLEIESFDQFLLKKRNLPEGSIIYATNNRANFSLLTKKNELKTRLDQGYTIKYGKKEELEELGRFIAMINTYKNENFEEEIHHYLDVEKYLKWVAGAVCTQNYDGFIHNYALYKNSETKQYEITPWDYDGTWGRNLHGKLLDYDYVPITGYNTLTGRLLHFSNFKRKYQEILTNILENDFSLSVQKPIINSLFEEITANLHQDPYLTSTIETFEKEKLVFFNFINKRGTYLKKNLSTLI, via the coding sequence GTGTTAAAATATGAAATTTTTATTAATCCAAAGTGGTTAAGGAAATTGGAAAAGGATATATGGGAGGATGAATTAGTACCAGCAGTATTAAAGATGGGGAATGATCGCCTAAACATAAAGCTCTCCTATAGAGGAAACGTGATAAGAGATAAGAAAAAGAGATCGTATCGGATTGTCTTTCAAAAGCCCAACACCTTTAATGGAGCTCATGAAATACATCTTAATGCTGAGTATTCTGATGTTTCCTTATCTAGAAACAAACTATCACTAGATTTTTTTGATCGTATAGGGGTTATTTCTCCCCACTCTAAGCATGTTCTTCTTTATATAAACGGATTTTGTAAAGGTATATATTTGGAAATAGAATCTTTTGATCAATTTCTTCTTAAAAAAAGGAATTTACCGGAAGGTTCGATTATCTATGCGACGAATAACCGAGCAAATTTTTCACTTTTAACAAAAAAAAATGAACTAAAAACTCGTTTAGATCAAGGGTACACAATAAAATATGGAAAAAAAGAGGAATTAGAGGAATTAGGACGCTTTATAGCCATGATTAATACCTATAAAAATGAGAATTTTGAGGAAGAAATTCATCATTACCTTGACGTTGAAAAATATTTAAAATGGGTTGCAGGGGCTGTTTGTACACAAAATTATGACGGATTTATTCATAATTATGCTTTGTATAAAAATAGCGAGACAAAGCAATATGAAATAACACCTTGGGATTATGATGGTACATGGGGAAGAAATCTCCATGGTAAGCTGCTTGACTATGACTATGTGCCTATAACTGGATATAATACACTCACTGGTCGATTGCTTCATTTTTCAAATTTCAAACGAAAATATCAAGAAATACTTACAAATATTTTAGAAAATGATTTTTCCCTTTCAGTACAGAAGCCCATTATTAATAGTCTTTTTGAAGAAATAACGGCAAATCTACATCAAGATCCCTATTTAACTTCTACAATTGAAACCTTCGAGAAAGAAAAACTTGTATTTTTTAATTTTATTAATAAAAGAGGTACGTATCTCAAGAAAAATTTATCAACTCTTATATAA
- the map gene encoding type I methionyl aminopeptidase translates to MIAKTEEDFNGLKEIGKIVASIRDALVQAAKPGITTLELDELAGELFEKAGAISAPKGEYDFPGYTCISVNEEVAHGIPGKRVIQEGDLVNIDVSGSKNGYFADTGISVVVGEGEEILTKICDVAKEAFEAGLKKAKPGSKKSGIGKAVIQAAKQNGLTVIKNLTGHGVGRSIHEAPDHVYNYFEPWDDELLKEGMVIAFEPFISTEEEEVFQLDDGWTYVTKKSFVAQIEHTLILTKNGPIITTL, encoded by the coding sequence ATGATTGCAAAAACCGAAGAGGATTTTAATGGCTTAAAGGAAATTGGAAAAATAGTTGCTTCTATTAGAGATGCATTGGTACAGGCGGCGAAACCCGGCATTACAACATTAGAACTTGATGAATTAGCAGGGGAGTTATTCGAAAAGGCAGGAGCCATTTCTGCACCAAAAGGGGAATATGATTTTCCTGGTTATACATGTATCAGTGTAAATGAAGAAGTGGCACATGGAATTCCTGGGAAGCGTGTCATTCAGGAAGGAGACCTCGTTAACATCGATGTGTCAGGTTCAAAGAACGGATATTTTGCTGATACTGGTATTTCGGTTGTTGTTGGTGAGGGTGAAGAGATTTTAACAAAAATTTGTGATGTGGCAAAAGAAGCTTTCGAAGCCGGCTTAAAGAAAGCTAAACCAGGTTCGAAGAAAAGTGGAATCGGTAAAGCGGTAATTCAAGCTGCTAAACAAAATGGATTAACCGTTATTAAAAATTTAACAGGTCACGGCGTTGGTCGGTCTATCCATGAGGCACCGGACCATGTATATAATTATTTTGAGCCTTGGGATGATGAACTGTTAAAAGAAGGTATGGTGATCGCCTTTGAACCATTTATCTCTACTGAAGAAGAGGAAGTCTTTCAATTGGATGACGGATGGACTTATGTAACTAAAAAGAGCTTTGTTGCGCAAATTGAACATACACTCATTCTTACAAAAAATGGACCTATTATTACTACCCTCTAA
- a CDS encoding MFS transporter, with product MAVDQSYQKVTIWQYKEFTFLLAASLLLNIGNKIYELLLPLIMYDLSEGSSIVMTSMRTAELLPNLFFGIVVGIIVDRVNKKKWAMWMILIQAVVLLIMYGMFGAHLYKPILFYLFGFILMTLNYGFFNTQVSLIKLSVPLPLLTSANAKLSFIETFVGIMGPVFLGFVLLFANKTQGLFLTVILYVLAYFLIMNLSVNEPVKKGSKNSFWYDFKEGWDVFTKNKALKTMTLFILFINCTMIVVSNTVLIFGTADLHLSNSVLSIILATAGVGGLIASLTINRLRIRFKLGVLFGAAIVGNSIAYAGFYLTNHLYLLALCLLLNGYSTTIYIICAYTFRHEQTPSEFMGRIGGLTGSLFRIGMPISMLFSGWMINWWGTSSIFISSAVVNVIIFLFYRRTLLWKLQ from the coding sequence ATGGCAGTTGATCAGTCTTATCAAAAGGTTACTATTTGGCAATACAAGGAATTCACTTTCCTACTTGCTGCTAGTTTGTTATTAAATATTGGAAATAAAATCTATGAACTTCTTTTACCGTTAATTATGTATGATTTATCAGAAGGTTCTTCAATCGTTATGACATCAATGAGGACGGCTGAACTATTACCGAATTTATTCTTTGGAATAGTTGTCGGGATCATTGTGGACCGAGTGAATAAAAAGAAATGGGCTATGTGGATGATTCTCATTCAAGCGGTCGTCCTACTTATCATGTATGGTATGTTTGGGGCGCACTTATACAAACCAATTCTCTTTTATTTGTTTGGATTTATCTTAATGACACTAAATTATGGATTTTTTAATACCCAAGTGAGTCTTATTAAATTAAGTGTGCCTCTTCCGCTGCTAACAAGCGCAAATGCAAAACTTTCATTTATTGAAACTTTTGTTGGGATTATGGGTCCAGTCTTCTTAGGGTTTGTCCTTTTATTTGCCAACAAGACCCAAGGTTTATTTTTAACAGTGATTTTATACGTATTGGCCTATTTCTTAATTATGAATCTTTCGGTAAATGAACCTGTGAAAAAAGGGAGTAAAAACTCGTTCTGGTACGATTTTAAAGAGGGTTGGGATGTTTTTACGAAAAATAAAGCACTCAAAACCATGACATTGTTCATTTTATTCATCAACTGCACTATGATTGTTGTCAGTAATACTGTATTAATTTTTGGAACAGCAGATTTACATCTATCAAATTCTGTTCTTTCGATTATTTTAGCTACAGCTGGAGTAGGGGGATTAATCGCTAGTTTAACTATCAATCGTTTAAGAATTCGGTTTAAATTGGGAGTATTATTTGGGGCTGCTATTGTTGGAAATTCCATCGCATATGCAGGCTTTTATTTAACAAACCATCTTTATCTATTGGCCCTTTGTTTACTATTAAACGGATATTCCACTACTATTTATATTATTTGTGCTTATACGTTTAGACATGAGCAAACACCTTCTGAATTTATGGGGAGAATTGGAGGACTAACAGGTTCTTTGTTCAGAATTGGCATGCCGATTAGTATGCTTTTCTCAGGGTGGATGATTAACTGGTGGGGGACTTCTTCCATATTTATTAGTTCAGCGGTAGTAAATGTAATTATCTTTCTCTTTTACCGACGAACTTTACTTTGGAAGCTGCAGTAA
- a CDS encoding arsenic transporter, with product MYHLSTVIITILAFVLTMVLIFIRPKNMNEAIPATIGAILVFLSGSVSVGDLFDISSKVTGAAITIIATIVMAIVLESFGFFSWTAALMLKVSKGSGVRLFWNTLLLCFLMTLFFNNDGSILITTPILILILNNLKLKNRQKIPFLLSGALIATASSAPIGVSNIVNLIALKIIGMDLYLQTEMMFIPGVLGLLFLSYLLFLVFKKDIPKEIRFHSYTIPLQKNRLYHPLQKNADSLFEQQKKLMINMLIFVFVVRISLFIASFIGISVTLVAVLGSIILLIWRWIHLKVNPKDVLGKIPWHILIFAFSMYVIIFGLHNIGLTTFLIGHLQALVNDSLLHASITMGIITALLSNIFNNHPALMISTLALTDMGLDPLIMKTVYLANIIGSDIGSLILPIGTLATLIWMHILRKNKIHISWLEYIKVTIIVIPPTLIFTLISLYLWLLLVFVN from the coding sequence ATGTATCATCTTTCGACGGTGATTATCACCATTTTAGCTTTCGTGCTGACGATGGTTCTGATCTTTATCCGTCCCAAAAATATGAATGAGGCAATCCCAGCCACCATAGGGGCTATTTTAGTATTCCTAAGCGGTAGTGTATCGGTAGGGGATTTATTTGACATCAGCTCCAAAGTGACAGGTGCAGCCATCACCATAATAGCCACTATCGTTATGGCAATCGTACTAGAGAGCTTCGGTTTTTTTAGCTGGACCGCTGCCCTAATGTTAAAAGTATCAAAAGGGTCAGGTGTGCGACTATTTTGGAATACATTACTACTTTGCTTTTTAATGACCCTATTTTTTAATAACGACGGAAGTATCTTAATTACCACGCCGATTCTCATCCTTATACTAAATAATCTAAAACTAAAAAACCGACAAAAAATACCTTTCCTGTTAAGTGGAGCACTCATTGCAACCGCCTCCAGCGCACCAATCGGTGTTAGTAATATTGTTAATTTAATTGCCTTAAAAATAATTGGGATGGATCTTTATCTTCAAACTGAAATGATGTTTATTCCGGGGGTTCTCGGGCTGTTATTTCTATCATACTTGCTTTTCCTTGTATTTAAAAAGGACATTCCAAAAGAAATTCGTTTCCATTCCTATACCATTCCACTCCAGAAAAACCGACTCTATCATCCACTACAAAAAAACGCAGATAGTCTATTTGAACAACAAAAGAAACTCATGATTAACATGCTTATCTTCGTTTTCGTTGTTAGAATCAGTCTATTTATCGCCTCATTTATTGGTATCTCTGTAACGTTAGTAGCTGTACTAGGTTCTATAATATTATTAATTTGGAGATGGATTCACCTAAAAGTAAATCCAAAGGACGTGTTAGGAAAAATTCCATGGCATATTTTAATATTCGCCTTTAGTATGTATGTTATCATCTTTGGATTACACAATATTGGTTTAACCACCTTTCTAATTGGACATCTTCAAGCACTAGTCAACGATAGCCTACTACACGCGAGTATAACGATGGGAATCATCACAGCATTACTATCAAATATTTTTAATAACCATCCCGCTTTAATGATTTCAACACTAGCATTAACGGACATGGGACTTGACCCGCTGATTATGAAAACTGTCTATCTGGCGAACATCATTGGTAGCGATATTGGCTCACTAATCCTACCGATTGGAACACTTGCTACTTTGATCTGGATGCATATATTGAGGAAAAATAAAATTCATATAAGTTGGCTTGAATATATTAAAGTCACGATTATTGTTATTCCACCAACCTTGATTTTTACTTTAATCAGCTTGTACCTATGGCTCTTACTTGTTTTCGTCAACTAA
- a CDS encoding hemolysin family protein, whose translation MIIGNLIIIAILIAFTAFFVSYEFAIVKIRGSRIDQLVAEGNKNAIFAKTIVTNLDEYLSACQLGITVTALGLGWLGEPTVEHILHPLFIHFQLPESISSVLSFILAFASVTFIHVVVGELAPKTFAIQKAETVTLTFARPMILFYKIMYPFIKALNGSARLVTGMFGLKPASEHEVAHSEEELQLIISESYKSGEINQSEYKYVNNIFEFDDRHANEIMVPRTEIVAFDISQSLDECLQIVTTENYTRYPVIDGEKDNIVGMVNMKEVFTEYIKGKNVEAPIEEYVRPVIQVIESIPIHDLLVKMQKERVHMAILMDEYGGTAGLVTVEDILEEIVGEIRDEFDADEVPDINKISETKTIVDGKVLIDEINDLFGLDLENTDMDTIGGWILSERMDVVEGDTLKYNDYEFKVLEIDGYHIKSLQILKINQESYA comes from the coding sequence TTGATTATTGGTAATTTAATAATAATAGCAATTTTAATTGCTTTTACAGCATTTTTCGTATCTTATGAGTTTGCTATTGTTAAAATCCGCGGGTCGCGAATTGATCAGTTAGTTGCTGAAGGGAACAAAAACGCCATCTTTGCGAAGACGATTGTAACAAATCTAGATGAATATCTATCAGCCTGTCAATTAGGGATTACCGTGACAGCGTTGGGGTTAGGTTGGTTGGGTGAACCTACAGTGGAACATATTCTTCATCCTTTGTTTATCCATTTTCAACTACCAGAGTCAATTTCAAGCGTCCTATCATTTATCCTTGCGTTTGCTTCTGTAACATTTATTCATGTTGTGGTTGGTGAACTAGCACCAAAGACTTTCGCAATTCAAAAAGCTGAAACTGTTACACTGACCTTTGCAAGGCCTATGATTCTGTTTTATAAAATAATGTACCCTTTTATCAAAGCGCTGAATGGTTCAGCACGTTTAGTAACGGGAATGTTTGGGTTAAAGCCTGCTTCTGAACATGAAGTGGCACACTCTGAGGAAGAACTGCAGTTAATCATTTCAGAGAGTTATAAAAGTGGTGAAATTAATCAATCTGAATATAAATATGTGAATAACATTTTTGAATTTGATGATCGGCACGCAAACGAAATTATGGTGCCACGAACAGAAATTGTAGCATTTGATATTTCACAATCCTTGGATGAATGTTTGCAAATTGTTACCACAGAGAATTATACAAGATACCCCGTCATTGATGGAGAGAAAGATAACATCGTGGGTATGGTGAACATGAAAGAGGTTTTTACTGAATATATAAAAGGTAAAAATGTAGAAGCACCAATCGAGGAGTATGTTCGTCCAGTGATACAAGTGATTGAATCCATTCCTATCCATGACTTACTAGTTAAAATGCAAAAAGAACGAGTGCATATGGCAATCTTGATGGATGAATATGGCGGAACCGCTGGATTAGTGACGGTTGAGGATATATTAGAAGAAATTGTTGGGGAAATCCGGGATGAATTTGATGCGGATGAGGTACCTGATATTAATAAAATTAGTGAAACGAAAACCATTGTAGATGGAAAAGTTCTTATAGATGAGATTAATGACTTATTTGGTTTAGATCTGGAAAATACAGATATGGATACAATTGGTGGATGGATCTTGTCTGAAAGGATGGATGTAGTCGAAGGTGATACATTGAAATATAACGACTATGAATTTAAAGTTCTTGAAATCGACGGATATCATATTAAGTCATTACAAATCTTAAAAATAAACCAAGAATCCTACGCGTAA
- the hemQ gene encoding hydrogen peroxide-dependent heme synthase, with amino-acid sequence MNQAMKTIEGWYCLHDFRMFDWEKWKSASEEEREHAIYEIKELINKWDKIESEQRGSHSVYTIVGQKADIMFMILRPTMKELNIVETEFSKTSFANFTKPAYSYLSVIEKSSYSQAATNPYEDPAIRAKLYPVIPKTEYVCFYPMSKLRGEKTNWFMLPMEERKRLMFEHIDTGRPYTDQVKRIVTGSVGFDDYEWGVTLFSNDALQFKKLIYETRFDEVSAVYGIFGSFFIGNLLKQEEMEQIFHI; translated from the coding sequence ATGAATCAAGCAATGAAAACGATTGAAGGATGGTATTGCTTACATGACTTTAGGATGTTTGACTGGGAGAAATGGAAATCAGCCTCTGAGGAAGAACGTGAGCACGCGATATATGAAATCAAAGAATTAATTAATAAGTGGGATAAAATAGAATCAGAACAAAGAGGAAGTCATTCGGTGTATACGATTGTAGGTCAAAAAGCAGATATTATGTTTATGATCTTGCGCCCTACTATGAAAGAACTCAATATAGTAGAAACAGAATTCAGTAAAACTTCATTTGCTAATTTCACAAAACCAGCCTACTCTTATCTATCTGTAATAGAAAAAAGTAGTTACTCTCAAGCAGCAACAAATCCTTACGAAGATCCTGCAATAAGAGCTAAGCTATACCCTGTCATACCAAAAACTGAATATGTTTGTTTTTATCCAATGAGTAAATTACGTGGTGAAAAGACTAATTGGTTTATGCTGCCGATGGAAGAACGAAAAAGATTGATGTTTGAACACATTGATACGGGTAGACCATATACCGATCAGGTAAAACGAATAGTTACGGGCTCTGTAGGATTTGATGACTATGAATGGGGTGTCACATTATTTAGTAATGATGCACTTCAATTTAAAAAATTAATTTATGAAACAAGATTTGACGAAGTAAGTGCCGTTTACGGTATATTTGGTTCCTTCTTTATTGGGAATCTTTTAAAACAAGAAGAAATGGAACAAATTTTTCATATCTAA
- a CDS encoding VanZ family protein, whose protein sequence is MKKSYILSLFLSIGTFLIFSPVLFQLTSYLHPVVLVVVWFCIYMFYLISLLLIRKETIQLSYSLFLTFILFYTIGLLILLFLRPNDQSYESINLIPFSTIAFYLSGKVDSLISLYNLAANIGLFLPFGILLRTSRASLRKLIVLPFTAITFIELLQFFTHRGSLDIDDLLLNLLGIYAGCWLYPLFRKIVKIPSH, encoded by the coding sequence GTGAAAAAATCATACATTTTATCATTATTCCTTTCAATAGGAACGTTTCTAATTTTCTCTCCTGTATTATTCCAATTAACAAGTTATCTACATCCAGTTGTATTAGTGGTTGTTTGGTTTTGTATCTATATGTTCTATCTTATTAGTCTTTTGTTAATTAGGAAGGAAACAATCCAACTTTCCTATTCACTTTTTTTAACATTTATCCTTTTTTACACGATTGGATTATTGATATTATTGTTCCTTCGTCCAAACGATCAAAGCTACGAATCTATAAATTTAATTCCCTTTTCCACTATTGCCTTTTACCTATCTGGGAAAGTAGACAGCTTGATTTCGTTATATAATCTTGCTGCAAATATAGGATTATTTCTCCCCTTTGGTATTTTACTAAGAACAAGTCGTGCTTCTCTTAGGAAATTGATTGTTCTCCCGTTTACAGCGATTACATTTATAGAACTATTACAATTTTTCACCCACCGTGGCAGCTTGGATATTGATGATTTACTATTAAATTTACTTGGTATTTACGCTGGCTGTTGGTTATATCCACTCTTTAGAAAAATAGTAAAAATCCCCAGCCATTGA
- a CDS encoding ABC transporter substrate-binding protein → MNSQYLYYFLMLRRAFQAYENHVPIRTTMNDLVQILFCTQRNVKLVLNKLKDEKLIEFHSGKGRGNGSTIIFLENLEQSLQQQTLALLNKNEIMKALELVKEFGEGTKVESFIMEWVSTYFGYKKVNSKDNEELEILRFPIYRPLTTIDPVQVFFDLDAHIVMQVYNTLVEYDYKNRSFRKSLSHNWECSEDKKSWLFYLRKGVRFHNGRELTAEDVKHSIMRLWHSPHKWLISDIKEIKILSKYSILFQLQEPNSLFLYFVSFAPMSIIDIFDPSEGFAKLPIGTGPFKVESVDSDHCVLTAFEFYFGGRPHLDKVEIIRLPEDLREDMEEKKRLIFDTGESPSTPMTDWDEKQSIFSGTNILTMNVAKSGPIQNLKLRRYILSHIEREKLTQLGKPRLGVANGFMITEEMNAHSPIFEKETKVTFKENLTSTGYSGEKLTLLTYNRHAHDAYFIQQQLIEKGLNVIVMIVEWDKIQNHQMLDEADMVLFEGTPNGNFISLFELFLFERGFIYPFLTIQMKETMNERITKIKKEIHPSKRIKKYRELEKFLVEEGVLGFLVHKQVEVSYDTTLEGVSFNSRMWIDFKDLWYKKTKIDKFNADE, encoded by the coding sequence ATGAATTCTCAGTATTTATACTATTTTTTAATGTTAAGACGTGCCTTTCAAGCGTATGAAAACCATGTACCTATTCGAACTACAATGAATGATTTAGTTCAAATTCTTTTTTGCACACAAAGGAACGTCAAACTCGTTCTAAATAAGTTAAAGGATGAAAAACTAATTGAATTTCATTCGGGAAAGGGAAGAGGAAACGGCTCTACCATAATTTTTTTAGAAAATCTCGAGCAAAGTTTACAACAACAAACTCTTGCGCTTTTAAATAAAAATGAGATTATGAAAGCTTTGGAGTTAGTAAAAGAATTTGGGGAAGGCACAAAGGTAGAATCCTTTATTATGGAATGGGTTTCTACTTATTTTGGCTATAAGAAAGTGAATTCAAAAGATAACGAGGAATTGGAAATCCTAAGATTCCCTATCTACCGACCACTTACTACCATCGATCCGGTTCAAGTTTTTTTCGATTTGGATGCTCATATCGTGATGCAGGTTTATAACACATTAGTAGAATATGACTATAAAAATAGATCCTTTCGTAAAAGTCTTTCACATAATTGGGAATGCAGTGAGGATAAAAAAAGCTGGTTATTTTATTTGCGAAAGGGAGTTCGGTTCCATAACGGAAGGGAATTAACAGCTGAAGATGTAAAACATTCCATTATGAGATTATGGCATTCTCCACATAAATGGCTTATTAGTGATATAAAAGAGATAAAAATACTATCAAAATACTCGATTCTTTTTCAACTACAAGAGCCTAATTCTTTGTTTCTATATTTTGTTTCGTTCGCACCGATGTCTATCATTGATATTTTTGATCCTTCTGAAGGATTTGCTAAACTACCAATAGGGACTGGACCATTTAAAGTAGAATCAGTTGATTCTGATCATTGCGTATTAACTGCCTTTGAATTCTACTTTGGAGGACGGCCACATTTGGACAAAGTAGAGATTATTAGATTGCCAGAAGATTTAAGAGAAGATATGGAAGAAAAAAAGAGACTTATTTTTGATACTGGAGAAAGTCCATCAACACCTATGACGGACTGGGATGAAAAACAGAGTATCTTTTCTGGAACGAACATTTTAACTATGAATGTAGCAAAAAGTGGTCCAATACAAAATCTAAAGTTAAGGAGATACATACTCTCCCATATTGAGCGAGAAAAACTAACTCAATTAGGAAAACCAAGGTTGGGTGTTGCCAATGGCTTTATGATAACAGAAGAAATGAACGCACATTCTCCTATCTTCGAAAAAGAAACAAAGGTTACTTTTAAAGAGAATTTAACTTCAACAGGATATAGCGGAGAAAAATTGACACTTCTTACTTACAATCGGCACGCACATGATGCCTATTTTATACAACAACAATTAATAGAAAAGGGCTTAAACGTGATAGTTATGATTGTGGAGTGGGATAAAATTCAAAATCATCAGATGTTAGATGAGGCAGATATGGTTTTATTTGAAGGAACGCCAAATGGTAACTTCATTTCCCTATTTGAGTTATTCCTATTTGAAAGAGGGTTTATTTATCCTTTTTTAACGATTCAAATGAAAGAAACAATGAATGAAAGAATAACAAAAATTAAAAAAGAAATCCATCCTTCTAAAAGAATAAAGAAGTATCGGGAACTCGAAAAGTTCCTTGTTGAGGAAGGCGTCTTAGGTTTCTTAGTTCATAAACAAGTGGAAGTTTCCTATGATACCACTTTAGAAGGAGTTTCCTTTAACTCAAGAATGTGGATTGACTTTAAGGACCTGTGGTACAAGAAAACTAAAATTGACAAGTTCAATGCAGATGAATAA